From the genome of Biomphalaria glabrata chromosome 1, xgBioGlab47.1, whole genome shotgun sequence, one region includes:
- the LOC106068533 gene encoding CREB3 regulatory factor-like isoform X1 produces the protein MSKVKATEFPHSLINSISFIKQNCVSLLNIDSFNSQILPKIDPKSSPTTSSISAEQCTLQKPLPQNLKRQVVAVKMADMFVPSPGLYNVTSPHSSIYDMDRPDQSACCVPTSYSNPSDSIFSDEIGLDDKLEDSNLQNYLTPDVINSLQAAQGINNPLNFWSVKMESVPVAELIDNLDTNPTLTQLNMEPEMSFVSDILNLDQDDSKMSYSLDYLCSDVTSSLIGQCNLNTMSVNSLESPSNSIPYTTKLTSLDPVKLSKEGQKPLARVEQEYVKSTSQNNKSNFPPRAQQPTLIGVVSPVKNNEDDSVRQSHTLQELLTKKTLIKTEPDSNSSSDKTAQIVPFLNILKMKGVCQVKEEPLSPQSNIVVKDESTEEKWKDIQKFIHSPEQDSPVRKRRRYDSGSSSHISEDDDEDDDRDNDDSDYDDVDSDIDADIAQISPKDCESLVATGKKQKQFFWQYNVQSKGPKGTRLKLAVESPADPHVLNDFEDPVFDECNTTIAGIRHGGKARKGDGNEITPNPKKLFMIGHQLMKLNRQIMACQLGADVPTAKRNESRKEKNKLASRACRLKKKAQHEANKIKLYGLEQEHGQLNSVLHYLWPYIQERAKCILEQSKLSLTSPSKSLTSMLEAAIAQSIKDRIAGNTTDYVNSVILKVESGDQNGGLTIKKSRKS, from the exons ATGTCAAAAGTCAAAGCTACTGAATTTCCGCATAGTCTTATTAATTCTATATCGTTCATAAAACAAAA CTGTGTAAGTTTATTGAATATTGATAGTTTTAATTCTCAAATATTACCAAAGATAGACCCAAAATCAAGTCCAACTACTTCTAGTATTTCAGCAGAACAGTGTACTCTGCAAAAACCTTTGCCTCAGAATTTAAAG aGGCAAGTGGTTGCAGTTAAAATGGCTGATAtgtttgttcctagtccagggtTATATAATGTTACTAGTCCTCATTCATCAATTTATGATATGGACAGACCTGATCAAAGTGCATGTTGTGTTCCCACATCTTATTCAAACCCAAGTGACTCTATTTTTTCTGATGAAATAGGCCTGGACGACAAACTAGAAGACAGTAACTTACAAAATTACCTTACTCCAGATGTAATCAATTCTCTTCAAGCTGCACAAGGAATCAATAACCCTTTAAACTTTTGGTCTGTAAAAATGGAAAGTGTTCCTGTAGCAGAACTTATTGACAATTTGGACACCAATCCAACACTGACTCAGCTGAACATGGAACCAGAAATGTCCTTCGTCAGTGACATTTTGAATTTGGACCAAGACGACAGCAAAATGAGCTATTCCTTGGATTATTTGTGTAGTGATGTAACCAGTAGTCTCATTGGTCAGTGCAATTTGAACACTATGTCAGTGAACTCTTTAGAATCACCTTCAAATTCAATACCTTACACAACAAAATTAACTTCACTGGACCCAGTGAAACTGAGTAAAGAAGGACAGAAACCACTGGCTCGTGTTGAACAGGAATATGTGAAAAGCACCAGTCAAAACAACAAAAGTAATTTCCCTCCACGAGCCCAGCAGCCTACTCTCATCGGTGTTGTGTCACCTGTAAAAAACAATGAGGATGACAGCGTGAGACAATCCCATACACTTCAAGAACTCTTGACCAAGAAGACTCTCATTAAAACTGAACCAGATTCAAACAGTTCAAGTGATAAAACCGCTCAGATTGTGCCATTTTTAAACATACTGAAAATGAAAGGAGTGTGTCAGGTTAAAGAAGAACCTTTATCTCCCCAATCCAACATTGTGGTAAAAGATGAATCCACTGAGGAAAAATGGAAAGACATTCAAAAATTCATACACAGTCCAGAACAGGATAGTCCTGTCAGAAAAAGACGGCGCTATG ACTCTGGGAGTTCAAGCCATATTTCAgaggatgatgatgaagatgatgacaGAGATAATGATGACTCTGACTACGATGATGTTGATTCAGATATTG ATGCAGACATTGCCCAGATTTCTCCAAAAGACTGCGAATCTCTGGTGGCTACGGGTAAAAAACAGAAACAGTTCTTTTGGCAATACAATGTCCAGTCTAAAGGTCCTAAGGGGACTAGACTTAAGCTTGCTGTGGAGTCACCAGCTGACCCTCATGTGTTGAATGACTTTGAAGATCCAGTTTTTGATGAGTGTAACACAACTATTGCTGGTATCAGACATGGAGGCAAAGCCAGAAAAGGGGATGGCAATGAGATTACCCCAAACCCTAAAAAACTCTTTATGATTGGTCATCAGTTGATGAAGCTCAATCGTCAAATCATGGCTTGTCAGTTGGGAGCTGATGTGCCAACAGCCAAAAGAAATGAATCTCGTAAAGAAAAGAACAAACTGGCATCCAGGGCTTGCAGGCTAAAAAAGAAGGCTCAGCATgaagcaaacaaaataaaactctatGGTCTTGAACAGGAGCATG gccAGCTCAACTCAGTGCTTCACTATCTCTGGCCTTACATTCAAGAAAGAGCTAAATGTATTCTAGAACAAAGCAAACTTTCTTTGACCTCACCATCTAAGTCTTTAACTAGCATGTTGGAAGCTGCTATTGCCCAGTCCATCA AAGACAGAATAGCTGGCAATACTACAGACTATGTTAACTCAGTTATTTTGAAAGTTGAAAGTGGAGATCAAAATGGAGGCCTCACAATCAAGAAAAGTCGCAAATCATAG
- the LOC106068533 gene encoding CREB3 regulatory factor-like isoform X3: protein MADMFVPSPGLYNVTSPHSSIYDMDRPDQSACCVPTSYSNPSDSIFSDEIGLDDKLEDSNLQNYLTPDVINSLQAAQGINNPLNFWSVKMESVPVAELIDNLDTNPTLTQLNMEPEMSFVSDILNLDQDDSKMSYSLDYLCSDVTSSLIGQCNLNTMSVNSLESPSNSIPYTTKLTSLDPVKLSKEGQKPLARVEQEYVKSTSQNNKSNFPPRAQQPTLIGVVSPVKNNEDDSVRQSHTLQELLTKKTLIKTEPDSNSSSDKTAQIVPFLNILKMKGVCQVKEEPLSPQSNIVVKDESTEEKWKDIQKFIHSPEQDSPVRKRRRYDSGSSSHISEDDDEDDDRDNDDSDYDDVDSDIDADIAQISPKDCESLVATGKKQKQFFWQYNVQSKGPKGTRLKLAVESPADPHVLNDFEDPVFDECNTTIAGIRHGGKARKGDGNEITPNPKKLFMIGHQLMKLNRQIMACQLGADVPTAKRNESRKEKNKLASRACRLKKKAQHEANKIKLYGLEQEHGQLNSVLHYLWPYIQERAKCILEQSKLSLTSPSKSLTSMLEAAIAQSIKDRIAGNTTDYVNSVILKVESGDQNGGLTIKKSRKS, encoded by the exons ATGGCTGATAtgtttgttcctagtccagggtTATATAATGTTACTAGTCCTCATTCATCAATTTATGATATGGACAGACCTGATCAAAGTGCATGTTGTGTTCCCACATCTTATTCAAACCCAAGTGACTCTATTTTTTCTGATGAAATAGGCCTGGACGACAAACTAGAAGACAGTAACTTACAAAATTACCTTACTCCAGATGTAATCAATTCTCTTCAAGCTGCACAAGGAATCAATAACCCTTTAAACTTTTGGTCTGTAAAAATGGAAAGTGTTCCTGTAGCAGAACTTATTGACAATTTGGACACCAATCCAACACTGACTCAGCTGAACATGGAACCAGAAATGTCCTTCGTCAGTGACATTTTGAATTTGGACCAAGACGACAGCAAAATGAGCTATTCCTTGGATTATTTGTGTAGTGATGTAACCAGTAGTCTCATTGGTCAGTGCAATTTGAACACTATGTCAGTGAACTCTTTAGAATCACCTTCAAATTCAATACCTTACACAACAAAATTAACTTCACTGGACCCAGTGAAACTGAGTAAAGAAGGACAGAAACCACTGGCTCGTGTTGAACAGGAATATGTGAAAAGCACCAGTCAAAACAACAAAAGTAATTTCCCTCCACGAGCCCAGCAGCCTACTCTCATCGGTGTTGTGTCACCTGTAAAAAACAATGAGGATGACAGCGTGAGACAATCCCATACACTTCAAGAACTCTTGACCAAGAAGACTCTCATTAAAACTGAACCAGATTCAAACAGTTCAAGTGATAAAACCGCTCAGATTGTGCCATTTTTAAACATACTGAAAATGAAAGGAGTGTGTCAGGTTAAAGAAGAACCTTTATCTCCCCAATCCAACATTGTGGTAAAAGATGAATCCACTGAGGAAAAATGGAAAGACATTCAAAAATTCATACACAGTCCAGAACAGGATAGTCCTGTCAGAAAAAGACGGCGCTATG ACTCTGGGAGTTCAAGCCATATTTCAgaggatgatgatgaagatgatgacaGAGATAATGATGACTCTGACTACGATGATGTTGATTCAGATATTG ATGCAGACATTGCCCAGATTTCTCCAAAAGACTGCGAATCTCTGGTGGCTACGGGTAAAAAACAGAAACAGTTCTTTTGGCAATACAATGTCCAGTCTAAAGGTCCTAAGGGGACTAGACTTAAGCTTGCTGTGGAGTCACCAGCTGACCCTCATGTGTTGAATGACTTTGAAGATCCAGTTTTTGATGAGTGTAACACAACTATTGCTGGTATCAGACATGGAGGCAAAGCCAGAAAAGGGGATGGCAATGAGATTACCCCAAACCCTAAAAAACTCTTTATGATTGGTCATCAGTTGATGAAGCTCAATCGTCAAATCATGGCTTGTCAGTTGGGAGCTGATGTGCCAACAGCCAAAAGAAATGAATCTCGTAAAGAAAAGAACAAACTGGCATCCAGGGCTTGCAGGCTAAAAAAGAAGGCTCAGCATgaagcaaacaaaataaaactctatGGTCTTGAACAGGAGCATG gccAGCTCAACTCAGTGCTTCACTATCTCTGGCCTTACATTCAAGAAAGAGCTAAATGTATTCTAGAACAAAGCAAACTTTCTTTGACCTCACCATCTAAGTCTTTAACTAGCATGTTGGAAGCTGCTATTGCCCAGTCCATCA AAGACAGAATAGCTGGCAATACTACAGACTATGTTAACTCAGTTATTTTGAAAGTTGAAAGTGGAGATCAAAATGGAGGCCTCACAATCAAGAAAAGTCGCAAATCATAG
- the LOC106068533 gene encoding CREB3 regulatory factor-like isoform X2, whose translation MVIQGCVSLLNIDSFNSQILPKIDPKSSPTTSSISAEQCTLQKPLPQNLKRQVVAVKMADMFVPSPGLYNVTSPHSSIYDMDRPDQSACCVPTSYSNPSDSIFSDEIGLDDKLEDSNLQNYLTPDVINSLQAAQGINNPLNFWSVKMESVPVAELIDNLDTNPTLTQLNMEPEMSFVSDILNLDQDDSKMSYSLDYLCSDVTSSLIGQCNLNTMSVNSLESPSNSIPYTTKLTSLDPVKLSKEGQKPLARVEQEYVKSTSQNNKSNFPPRAQQPTLIGVVSPVKNNEDDSVRQSHTLQELLTKKTLIKTEPDSNSSSDKTAQIVPFLNILKMKGVCQVKEEPLSPQSNIVVKDESTEEKWKDIQKFIHSPEQDSPVRKRRRYDSGSSSHISEDDDEDDDRDNDDSDYDDVDSDIDADIAQISPKDCESLVATGKKQKQFFWQYNVQSKGPKGTRLKLAVESPADPHVLNDFEDPVFDECNTTIAGIRHGGKARKGDGNEITPNPKKLFMIGHQLMKLNRQIMACQLGADVPTAKRNESRKEKNKLASRACRLKKKAQHEANKIKLYGLEQEHGQLNSVLHYLWPYIQERAKCILEQSKLSLTSPSKSLTSMLEAAIAQSIKDRIAGNTTDYVNSVILKVESGDQNGGLTIKKSRKS comes from the exons ATGGTGATACAAGG CTGTGTAAGTTTATTGAATATTGATAGTTTTAATTCTCAAATATTACCAAAGATAGACCCAAAATCAAGTCCAACTACTTCTAGTATTTCAGCAGAACAGTGTACTCTGCAAAAACCTTTGCCTCAGAATTTAAAG aGGCAAGTGGTTGCAGTTAAAATGGCTGATAtgtttgttcctagtccagggtTATATAATGTTACTAGTCCTCATTCATCAATTTATGATATGGACAGACCTGATCAAAGTGCATGTTGTGTTCCCACATCTTATTCAAACCCAAGTGACTCTATTTTTTCTGATGAAATAGGCCTGGACGACAAACTAGAAGACAGTAACTTACAAAATTACCTTACTCCAGATGTAATCAATTCTCTTCAAGCTGCACAAGGAATCAATAACCCTTTAAACTTTTGGTCTGTAAAAATGGAAAGTGTTCCTGTAGCAGAACTTATTGACAATTTGGACACCAATCCAACACTGACTCAGCTGAACATGGAACCAGAAATGTCCTTCGTCAGTGACATTTTGAATTTGGACCAAGACGACAGCAAAATGAGCTATTCCTTGGATTATTTGTGTAGTGATGTAACCAGTAGTCTCATTGGTCAGTGCAATTTGAACACTATGTCAGTGAACTCTTTAGAATCACCTTCAAATTCAATACCTTACACAACAAAATTAACTTCACTGGACCCAGTGAAACTGAGTAAAGAAGGACAGAAACCACTGGCTCGTGTTGAACAGGAATATGTGAAAAGCACCAGTCAAAACAACAAAAGTAATTTCCCTCCACGAGCCCAGCAGCCTACTCTCATCGGTGTTGTGTCACCTGTAAAAAACAATGAGGATGACAGCGTGAGACAATCCCATACACTTCAAGAACTCTTGACCAAGAAGACTCTCATTAAAACTGAACCAGATTCAAACAGTTCAAGTGATAAAACCGCTCAGATTGTGCCATTTTTAAACATACTGAAAATGAAAGGAGTGTGTCAGGTTAAAGAAGAACCTTTATCTCCCCAATCCAACATTGTGGTAAAAGATGAATCCACTGAGGAAAAATGGAAAGACATTCAAAAATTCATACACAGTCCAGAACAGGATAGTCCTGTCAGAAAAAGACGGCGCTATG ACTCTGGGAGTTCAAGCCATATTTCAgaggatgatgatgaagatgatgacaGAGATAATGATGACTCTGACTACGATGATGTTGATTCAGATATTG ATGCAGACATTGCCCAGATTTCTCCAAAAGACTGCGAATCTCTGGTGGCTACGGGTAAAAAACAGAAACAGTTCTTTTGGCAATACAATGTCCAGTCTAAAGGTCCTAAGGGGACTAGACTTAAGCTTGCTGTGGAGTCACCAGCTGACCCTCATGTGTTGAATGACTTTGAAGATCCAGTTTTTGATGAGTGTAACACAACTATTGCTGGTATCAGACATGGAGGCAAAGCCAGAAAAGGGGATGGCAATGAGATTACCCCAAACCCTAAAAAACTCTTTATGATTGGTCATCAGTTGATGAAGCTCAATCGTCAAATCATGGCTTGTCAGTTGGGAGCTGATGTGCCAACAGCCAAAAGAAATGAATCTCGTAAAGAAAAGAACAAACTGGCATCCAGGGCTTGCAGGCTAAAAAAGAAGGCTCAGCATgaagcaaacaaaataaaactctatGGTCTTGAACAGGAGCATG gccAGCTCAACTCAGTGCTTCACTATCTCTGGCCTTACATTCAAGAAAGAGCTAAATGTATTCTAGAACAAAGCAAACTTTCTTTGACCTCACCATCTAAGTCTTTAACTAGCATGTTGGAAGCTGCTATTGCCCAGTCCATCA AAGACAGAATAGCTGGCAATACTACAGACTATGTTAACTCAGTTATTTTGAAAGTTGAAAGTGGAGATCAAAATGGAGGCCTCACAATCAAGAAAAGTCGCAAATCATAG